From the Companilactobacillus ginsenosidimutans genome, the window AAGACGATGAAATATAAATTAAAATTAAATTACACGGAAGGCGAACTAAAGGAACTAAAAGAACTTGGAAAAGCTTACGATAGCCCTATACATGCAATAGGTAAGTTGCTCATGCCAGAAACTCACGGTATCGGGAGTTTACAAGCAAAGTACATGACAATGGAGCACACAAAAGAGTTTGATTTTATGGCCGACATTAATAACGTGGTAATGGGAACTGCTGTTTTTCCTAATAAACTGTATATTGTTCATGACACTAATACGAACAGCGTTATTTACCATGACGATATCAACAACAAATTAATTTGGGCTCCATTATGTTTTTATCGTCCGGTTAAAAATACCAAAGAGGAATGGTTATCAATTAACCCAGCATACGAACCAATGTTAGAAAGGGTAGAAGACTAATGGACAACGATTTAATTAAAGCAGTACAAGAATGGTCAAAAGAACGTGGCTTAGATAATAATGACCCAGCGAAACAATTGAATAAGCTGCAAGAAGAGATTGATGAGTTAAAGGAAGCATATAAGAATCATGATTTCTCAAATGCTAACTCAGGTTTCCCGGATTCGATTGGTGATGTGATGGTTGTCATGATTATCCTCTGTCAACAAACAGGATTCGATTTAAAAGATTGCTTGGAACTTGCAGTTGATACGATCAAGAATCGTAAAGGGAAGACTTTAAATGGTGTGTTCATTAAGGACGAGGGGAATAACCATTAAACAATTAAGTAAGAGTAGATTGCTTGAGCTTGAAGAGGACTTTAAAGAGTATCAACAAGTTAATACCAACATTGCTGTGAGAGTTGTTGCTATTGAACATCCTTGGACTGAAAGTAACGGAAATCCAGAGGGTGGTAGATCAAGCATCATCATAAAGCCACAAGAAACTTTGACAATAAAAAAAGACGAAGATAAAGAACTTCAACGCCTATTTAATTTAAAAGATGATTGTGAACGGGCTATTGACAAGATGAGTGATGAGCAGTTAATGATTTACAATATGCGATTTGTCAATAGTGATTACCTAGGGTGGTATGAGATTGCGGATAGGTTACATTATTCTGTTAGAACCATTTACAACAAGAGATATAAAATGCTTGAACTTTTAGCTATTGAGAAAGGGCTGATTAGCCCTGAAATTATAGACAAATAATTGCACAAAAAAGGGTATTTATGAACCTTGTCAATGGGGTAAATTGATAGTATAGAAAAATTTGAAAGAAAATAATTTATAACACAAAAACAGCCTGTCTCTAACTGCAGAACGACCTTTAAAAAAAACGACAAGTTTCACGCAGTAACTTATGATAACGGTTACTGTTTTTATTAGGCGAGTACTGGCGGTTTCCTCCTAAAAATACCAACACCTTTTTTCTTATCACATTTCTATGCTCGGGTTCGATTCCCGAGGCTCGCATAGACCGCAAGGTCAAAAAGTAGAGTAGTAGCGACTTGAAGAAACATCACTCATTCGAGTGGTGTTTTTTTGTTGCTCAATTTCATTACTAAGGAGGTGGTGCTAGTTGAGTTTGAATGCACAACAAAAGAAATTCGTTGATGAATACATCAAAGATTTAAATGCAACACAGGCAGCGTTAAGAGCCGGTTACGCAGAGAAATCGGCAAGACAACAGGCAAATAGATTGCTTACAAAAGATGACATTAAATCGGCTATACAAGAGCAGGTGGACTCAATGCACAGTGAAAGCATTGCCGACGCAACCGAAGTAATGGAGTTCCTATCAAAGACCATGCGAGGACAGACAAAGGAAACGGTGGCAACCGCAAAAGGTTTGTACGAGAACGTGCCTGTCACAGCAAAAGACAGGATCAAGGCTGCGGAGTTGATCGGGAAACGACATGCCTTGTTTACTGATAACGTCAACACAACGAACCGAACCAATATTGAAATTGATATTGGAGATTATCCAGAAGATGACAATTGATATTAAATTCATGCACCCCGAAAAAGAGTTCAACCGATCAGTCTTTGACAGTTTGAATGACTATGAACACTTTACAGAGGTTTGGTACGGGGGAGCAGCAAGTGGAAAGTCACACGGCGTTGTTCAAAAGGTAGTATTGAAAGCCTTGAAAGAATGGAAACACCCTCGCAAAGTATTGTTCCTCCGAAAGGTTGGGAGTCGATTACGTGACTCAATCTATGAGGACGTTGTTATTCGACTATCCGAATGGAAGTTGTTGCCTTATTGCAAGATCAACAAGACAAATTTCGAGATCACTTTGCCGAATGGAGCAATGTTCCTTTTCAAAGGCATGGACGATCAAGAAAAGATTAAGTCAATCAAGGGACTGTCGGACGTTGTAATGGAAGAGGCAACCGAGTTCAGTCAAGAGGACTACGAGCAACTTACATTGCGTGTACGTGAAAGGAAACACTCTAACAAGCAAATATTTCTAATGTTCAACCCGGTATCAAAAGCTAATTGGGTTTATCAGTATTTCTTCAAAAATAAACAGCCGGACACGATCATTCATCAATCGAGCTACAAAGATAACAAGTTTGTTGACGATCAAACTCGGAGAAATATCGAGAAGTTCAAAACAACAAACCCCGTTTGGTATCGAATATATGCTCTTGGAGAGTTTGCAACACTCGACAAACTAATCTTTCCTAATTACGAAGTTCGTCGCTTGAACAGTGACTCTCCCGAACTACAAAGCGTTCCGAGCATGTTCGGACTTGATTTCGGTTATACGAATGACCCGTCGTTCTTTATTCATGTAAAGGTGGACGACAAGAACAAAAAAATGTATTTCATTGAGGAATACAGCAAAACGGGAATGATGAACAATCAAATAGCCGACGTAATCAAGTCAATGGGATATTCAAAAGAAGTAATCACAGCCGACGCCGCAGAACCAAAGAGTATTGATGAACTACGGCGTAACGGAATTGAACGTGTTCGGAAGTCCAACAAAGGCAAAGACTCAATCATTCAAGGTATTCAATTCATGCAACAGTACGAGTTGATCGTTGATGACCGCTGTCAAAAAGTCATTGAGGGACTAGAGAACTACACATGGCAAAAGGACAAGAAAACAGGAGAGTACACAAACAAGCCTGTTGACCTTTTCAACCATTGGGCAGACGCAACGAGATATGCTGTCGAAGAAATCAACGGCAAGGGAAAGGTTCAAGCGAAAGTCCACAGGAACTTATTATTTTAGGAGGTAGCAAATGCTATTACAAAGAGGAATTGTCAGTGATAACGACGAGTACCTCTTTCCAGTAGACGAAGAGTTCACTCGGGAAGATTTACGAAGTTTCATCAACTATCACAGAACAAACTACGAAGAGCAGTACAAAGACAAGCTACGAGAATATAAAGGGCAAACCAAAGCCTTTGATGACGAGATAGCTCAAAATATGCAAGATAACAACCATTTGATTGTCAACTTTCCAAAGAACCTCGTTGACACATTGAATGGTTATTTTATTGGTATTCCACCAACTATCAAAGTGGACGATCAAGACAAGGACAAAGTTCTACAAGCGTGGATCAGAAATAATTCATTCGTTGACAAACTTGCAGAGGTTTCCAAGCAGTCGAGTATCTACGGCAAAGCGTTCATGTTGGCATACAACAACGAGAACAGCGAACTAAAAACAGCCGTTCTCTCTCCGGATCAGTCGTTCATGATTTATGATGACACGATCAACAAAAAGCCTATTGCCTTTGTTACATATGGCAAGAATGCAAAGAACGAGATTACAGGAACGGCATACTATTCAAATAGAGCCGACTCGTTCACTTATATTGATGATATTAGGATCACAGACTCAAAACTATTGGTGTTCAAAGGCAAAGTGCCTGCGGTCGAGTTCTTCGATAATGAGGAACGCATGGGAGTGTTTGATCCAGTCATTACATTAATTCACGCATACGACAAGGCATTTAGTGCCAAGCTAGATGATATTGATTACTTTGCACACGCTTATTTGTTCCTAAAGAACTTTGATTTGACGGAGGAAGAACAACTCAATATCAAACAGAACCGTTTGATCGTGACTAAAAACGCTAGTGAAGAATACGACGTTGACGCAAAGTTCCTCGAGAAACCAGACGCAGACGGTAATCAAGAAAATATCCTCAATCGACTAACGACAATGATTTATCAAATTAGTATGATTGCGAATATTAGTGATGACGTATTCGGGAGTTCAACCTCGGGAACGGCGTTAGCATACAAAATGCAATCAATGAGTAACCTTGCTGTTAACAAAGAACGTAAATTTACACAGAACTTACGTGAAATGTTTTCAGTATTAGGAGTTCAATTGCCCTATGGCGAACCAATGGACATAACGTTCAGATTTACCCGTAATATTCCGAACAACGTCGCAGAGGAAGCAGAAACAGCAAAGAACTTGATCGGCATTACCTCACTTGAAACCGCATTGTCTACGCTGTCAGTTGTCAGTGATCCTAAGGCGGAAATAACTCGCATTCAAGAAGAACAAAACGAACAAACAAGAAACGCAGTTAACAATAACCCTGCAACTGATTACGGATTTAACAATTCAACAACCAGTGAACAAGGTGAATAATTATGGGATATTGGGAAAAGCGAGAGCGTGAGTGGATAGATCAACAACAAAAACAAGACATTGATTTTGACAAGCAGATAGATGAAATCTATAACAAATCATTAGACAAAATAGATAAAGATATATCTCAATTTTATACACGATATGCAAACAAAGAGGGTATCAGTATAGATGAAGCGAAAAAAACGAGTCTCCAACTTTGATGTTAAAGGATTTCAAGACACCGCAAAAAAGATGGTGGAGGAGCAAGACTTCTCTGACGAAGCAAATGAAAGGTTGAGGATTTACAATGCGACTATGCGAATTAATCGTTTGGAAATGCTTAAAAGTCAAATTGGCGTTGATCTCTTGGCGGAAACAGACGAGTTAAGCGACAAACTTCGTGAACGACTTGTTACTGAATTAAAGGACGAGCGTGTACGACAAGCGGGAATACTTGGTGAGACGGTTCCAAAGATGACAGAACGGAGAATGGAAACGTTGATATATAGTTCATATCACGGAGCAAAGTTCTCGGACAGAATTTGGACGAACCAAGACGTGTTGAAAAACGAACTAGACAATATCATTACACGTAGTTTGGTAATGGGTATGAATGCTGATCAATGAGTTCACGGCTCCGGTCGCTGATTGATGATAAGGTAAAGAATGCTAGTTATGCTGCTTCTCGGATTGCTAGAACTGAGTCAGCCAGGGTTGCGGACCAATACAGTCGTATTTTGTATATGGAAAATGATTTTGACAAAGTAAAATGGATTGCGGAACCGACAGCATGTTCTGTATGCAAACCGCTAGACAATAAAGTATTTGAATTGATGGGAGGTGGAGATAATCCCGCCCCAGATATTCCTGTACATCCCAATTGTCGCTGCTCGACAGTTCCTGTTGATGATGAGGAGAACGAACCACCAACACCAAAGGAACGAAAAAATGATACAAGTAGCAAAGTTGACGCAAATTCTAATAAATTAAATGTAGATATTTCCAATGCGAAAGGCGTCGAATTATTCCGTTGACAACGACATTGAAAAAGCATGTAGCGAAATGGAAAAAGCAATTTTGAACAAACAACCGTTCAAACCTACTGATCCAAAAGATATGATTTTGTAAGTATCAAATATTAAGCATTCAACCAAAACGGTTGAGTGCTTTTTTTGTACGTCCAAGCATTGAAGACGTAAAAAGCTATGGTGTAGCAAAGTGCAAGCATTTATCACTTTAAAAGATATGGAATGTGCAAGCATTGATCCACGTTAAAAGCTAATGGATAGGAGAAT encodes:
- a CDS encoding MazG-like family protein — encoded protein: MDNDLIKAVQEWSKERGLDNNDPAKQLNKLQEEIDELKEAYKNHDFSNANSGFPDSIGDVMVVMIILCQQTGFDLKDCLELAVDTIKNRKGKTLNGVFIKDEGNNH
- a CDS encoding terminase small subunit, whose product is MSLNAQQKKFVDEYIKDLNATQAALRAGYAEKSARQQANRLLTKDDIKSAIQEQVDSMHSESIADATEVMEFLSKTMRGQTKETVATAKGLYENVPVTAKDRIKAAELIGKRHALFTDNVNTTNRTNIEIDIGDYPEDDN
- a CDS encoding PBSX family phage terminase large subunit, with the protein product MTIDIKFMHPEKEFNRSVFDSLNDYEHFTEVWYGGAASGKSHGVVQKVVLKALKEWKHPRKVLFLRKVGSRLRDSIYEDVVIRLSEWKLLPYCKINKTNFEITLPNGAMFLFKGMDDQEKIKSIKGLSDVVMEEATEFSQEDYEQLTLRVRERKHSNKQIFLMFNPVSKANWVYQYFFKNKQPDTIIHQSSYKDNKFVDDQTRRNIEKFKTTNPVWYRIYALGEFATLDKLIFPNYEVRRLNSDSPELQSVPSMFGLDFGYTNDPSFFIHVKVDDKNKKMYFIEEYSKTGMMNNQIADVIKSMGYSKEVITADAAEPKSIDELRRNGIERVRKSNKGKDSIIQGIQFMQQYELIVDDRCQKVIEGLENYTWQKDKKTGEYTNKPVDLFNHWADATRYAVEEINGKGKVQAKVHRNLLF
- a CDS encoding phage portal protein; translation: MLLQRGIVSDNDEYLFPVDEEFTREDLRSFINYHRTNYEEQYKDKLREYKGQTKAFDDEIAQNMQDNNHLIVNFPKNLVDTLNGYFIGIPPTIKVDDQDKDKVLQAWIRNNSFVDKLAEVSKQSSIYGKAFMLAYNNENSELKTAVLSPDQSFMIYDDTINKKPIAFVTYGKNAKNEITGTAYYSNRADSFTYIDDIRITDSKLLVFKGKVPAVEFFDNEERMGVFDPVITLIHAYDKAFSAKLDDIDYFAHAYLFLKNFDLTEEEQLNIKQNRLIVTKNASEEYDVDAKFLEKPDADGNQENILNRLTTMIYQISMIANISDDVFGSSTSGTALAYKMQSMSNLAVNKERKFTQNLREMFSVLGVQLPYGEPMDITFRFTRNIPNNVAEEAETAKNLIGITSLETALSTLSVVSDPKAEITRIQEEQNEQTRNAVNNNPATDYGFNNSTTSEQGE
- a CDS encoding minor capsid protein, with the translated sequence MSSRLRSLIDDKVKNASYAASRIARTESARVADQYSRILYMENDFDKVKWIAEPTACSVCKPLDNKVFELMGGGDNPAPDIPVHPNCRCSTVPVDDEENEPPTPKERKNDTSSKVDANSNKLNVDISNAKGVELFR